From Micromonospora echinospora:
GTGGCCGGCACGATCACGGTGGCCCGCAACACGCTGATCCGTAACGGCAACTCCGACTACAACTGGCAGTTCGGCGTGGGCGCGATCTGGTTCTCCGCGCTCAACGAGCCGATCCAGGGTGCCACCGTCACCGTGACCGACACCGACATCCTGGACAGCTCGTACGCGGCGCTGCACTGGATCGAGGGGCAGACCAGCGGCATCTCGTTCGACAACGTGCGCATCGACGGCGCGGGCACGTACGCGCTCCAGGTGCAGGCGCCCAGCCAGGTCCGGTTCACGAACGTGCGGGCCACCGGCATCGCCCAGTCCAACCCGATCCACAACTGCGTCGGCAGCGGCTTCCAGATCACCCAGGGCACCGGTAACTCCGGCTGGTACACGTCCACCCCGTACTGCGGGCCGTGGCCGCAGCCGCAGTGGGGCAACGGCCCGTCCAGCCCGCCGCCCACCAGCCCGCCGCCGCCCACCACCGCGCCGCCGACGACAGCGCCCCCCACCACGGCACCACCGACCACGCCGCCGCCGGCCGGCGGGAACCTGGCCCTGGGCCTGCCGGCGACCGCCACCAGCACCACCCAGACGTACGCCGCCGGCAACGCTGTCGACGGCAACGCCGCCAGCTACTGGGAGAGCGCCAACAACGCGTTCCCGCAGTCGGTGACGGTCGACCTGGGCAGCGCCCGGCCGGTGGCCCGGGTGGTGCTGAAGCTGCCCCCGTCGGCGGCCTGGCAGACCCGTACCCAGACAGTGGCGGTGCTCGGCTCCACCGACGGCTCGTCGTTCTCGACGCTCAAGACGGCGGCGGGCTACACGTTCGACCCGGCGGGCGGCAACAGCGTGTCGATCGCGCTGCCCGCCGGTGACAGCCGCTTCGTGCGGCTGACCTTCACCGGCAACACCGGCTGGCCGGCCGGCCAGCTGTCCGAGTTCGAGGTGTACGCCTCCTGACCCGGCGCGGCGGGGGCCACCGCCGGTCCCCGCCGCGCCACCGCACCCCCACCCCCGAACGCCTCTCCACCTCCCCCGGGAAGAAGGTGTCCGTCCACCATGTCCAGACTCCGTACCGGAATCGTCGCGGTGCTCGCTGCGGTCGGCCTGGTCGTCACCGCGGCCCCCGCCCCACCGGCCCTCGCCGCCGGCGGCCCGAACCTCGCCGCCGGGCGCACCGCCGCCGCCAGCAGCGTCAACGGCCCCTACGTCGCGGCCAACCTGACCGACGGCAACCAGGGCAGCTACTGGGAGAGCAGCGGCGCGCTGCCGCAGTGGGCGCAGGTCGACCTCGGCACCGGCCGCGCCGTCGACCAGGTCGTGCTCAAACTCCCGGCCGCCTGGGAGGCCCGCAACCAGACGCTGTCCGTGCAGGCCAGCGCCGACGGCAGCGGCTTCACCACTGTCGTCGCGTCCGCCGCCCGCACGTTCAGCCCGGCCGCCGCCAACACCGTGACGCTCGGCTTCACCGCCACCGACGCCCGCTACCTGCGGGTCGTGATTACCGCGAACACCGGCTGGGCCGCCGCGCAGCTCGCCGACCTGGAGGTGTACGGCGCGGCCACCTCCTCGACCAACCTGGCGCTCGGCCGGACCATGACCGAGAGCGGCCACGCCGACGTGTACGGCGCGGGCAACGCCAACGACGGCAACGCGGCCACCTACTGGGAGAGCCCGAACAACGCGTTCCCGCAGTGGATCCAGGCCGACCTGGGCGCCGCCACCAGCGTCAACCGGCTGGTGCTGCGGCTGCCGTCCGGCTGGGGCGCACGCACCCAGACGATCACCGTGCAGGGCAGCACGAACGGCTCCACGTTCGGCACGCTCGTCGGCTCCGCGTCGTACGCGTTCGACCCGGGCGGCGGCAACACGGTGACGGTCACCGTGCCCACCGCCTCCACCCGCCACCTACGGCTGCTGTTCACCGCGAACAGCGCCTGGCCCGCCGGGCAGCTCGCCGAGCTGGAGATCTACGGCCCGGTCACCGGCGACACCCAGGCGCCCAGCGCGCCGGGCAATCTCGCGTTCACCGAGCCGTCCACCGACCAGGTGCGGCTGACCTGGACCGCGTCGAGCGACAACGTCGGCGTCACCGGTTACGACGTGTACGCGAACGGCGTGCTGCGCACCACTGTCGGCGGCTCCACGCTGACGTACACCGACACCCAGCCGGCCGGGACCACAGTGGCCTACCACGTGCGGGCGCGGGACGCGGCCGGGAACGTGTCGGCGAACAGCAACACGGTGACCCGTACCGGCAACACCGGTGACACGGTTGCCCCGACCGCGCCCGGCAACCTGGCCTTCACCCAGCCGGCGAGCGGGCAGGTCCGGCTGACCTGGACCGCGTCGAGCGACAACGTCGGCGTCACCGGCTACGAGGTGTACGCCAACGGCACGCTGCGCACCACAGTCAGCGGCTCCACGCTCACGTACACCGACAGCCAGCCGGACAACGCCACCGTCTCGTACCACGTGCGGGCCCGTGACGCCGCCGGGAACGTGTCGGCGAACAGCAACACCGTCACCCGTACCGGCAGCAGCACGGGCGGCACCAACCTGGCGGCCGGCAAGCCCGCCACCGCGTCGTCGATGGTGCACGTGTTCGCCGCCGCCAACGCCGTCGACAACGACGTCACCACGTACTGGGAGGGCGCGCCCGGCGCATACCCGAGCACGCTCACCGTCGCGCTCGGCGCCAACGCCGCCATCAGCGCGGTAGTGGTGAAGCTGAACCCGGACCCGGCGTGGGGCGCGCGCACCCAGACGTTCCAGGTGCTCGGCCGGGAACAGTCCGCGTCCGGGTTCACCAGCCTGGCCGGCTCCGCCACGTACTCCTTCAACCCGAACAGCGCCAACACGGTGACCGTCCCGGTCTCGGCGACCGCCGCCGACGTCCGGCTCCAGTTCACCGCGAACTCCGGCTCCTCCAACGGCCAGGTCGCCGAACTCCAGGTCATCGGCGTCCCGGCGCCGAACCCGGACCTCACCGTCACCGCCGTCACCGCCGCGCCGTCCGCGCCGGTGGAGACAGACGCGATCACGCTGTCCGCCACCGTGCGCAACGCCGGCACCGCGGCCTCCGCCGCCACCACTGTCAACCTCTACCTGGGTACGACGAAGGTCGGCACCGCCGCCGTCGGCGCGCTCGCCGCCGGGGCGTCGAGCACCGTCTCGGCGACCATCGGCGTACGCGACGCCGGCAGCTACCCGCTCACCGCGAAGGTCGACGAGGCGAACGCGGTGATCGAGCAGAACGAGGCGAACAACTCGTACACCAGCCCGACCCCGCTGACTGTCAGCCCGGTCGCCAGCTCCGACCTGGTCGCCTCCGCCGTCACCTGGTCACCCGGCACGCCGAGCGCCGGCGCGGCCGTCTCCTTCGCGGTGACGCTGCGCAACCAGGGCACCATCGCGTCGGCGAGCGGCGCGCACGGCATCACGCTGACAGTGCGCGACCAGTCCGGCGCGGTCGTCCGCACGCTCACCGCCTCGTACAGCGGCACGATCGCGGCCGGGGGCACCGCCGGCCCGGTGTCGCTTGGTACCTGGACGGCCGCCAACGGCCGGTACACGGTGCGGGTGGTGCTCGCCGACGACACCAATGAACTGCCGGTGAAGCGGCAGAACAACACGAGCGAGCGCGCGCTGTTCGTCGGCCGCGGGGCGAACCTGCCGTACGACGCCTACGAGGCCGAGGACGGCACGACCGGCGGCGGCGCGCAGGTGATCGGCCCGAACCGCACCATCGGCGACCTCGCCGGGGAGGCGTCCGGCCGCCGCGCGGTCACGCTCAACACCACCGGCGCGTACGTCGAGTGGACCACCCGCTCGGCAGCGAATGCGCTGGTCGCCCGCTTCTCCATCCCGGATGCCCCGGGCGGCGGCGGGATCGACTCGACGATCAACGTCTACGTCAACGGGGTGCTGCACAAGCCGATGAGCCTCACCTCGAAGCACATCTGGCTGTACGGCGCCGAGGCCGGGCCGAGCGACTCGCCGAGCGCGGGCGCGCCCCGGCACCTGTACGACGAGGCGAACGTGCTGCTCGACGCCACGGTCCCGGCGGGCAGCCGGATCCGGCTCCAGAAGGACCCGGCGAACACCACCACGTACGCGATCGACTTCGTCAACACCGAACTGGTGTCGCCGCGCGCCAACCCCGACCCGGCCCGCTACAAGGTGCCCACCGGGTTCAGCCACGCCGATGTGCAGAACGCGCTCGACGCGGTACGGATGGACACCACCGGCACGCTGATCGGCGTCTACCTGCCCACCGGCACGTACGAGACGGCGCAGAAGTTCCAGGTGTACGGCAAGGCGGTGCAGGTCGTCGGCGCCGGCATGTGGTTCACCCGGTTCCAGACGCCACGCAACCAGCAGAACACCGACGCCGGCTTCCGGGTCGAGTCCTCGGCGAGCGGGTCGACCTTCGCGCACCTGGCGTTCTTCGGCAACTACACCAACCGGATCGACGGTCCCGGCAAGGTGTGGGGCGAGCTGAAGGACGTGGACGACCTGACGCTGGACAGCGTCTGGGTGGAGCACACCGTCTGCGCGTACTGGGGGGTGAGCGTGGACGGGCTGACCATCCGGGACAGCCGGTTCCGCAACACCTTCGCCGACGCCGTGAACATGACAAACGGCAGCACGAACAACCTGGTCACCAACTCGGAGGGCCGCTCCAACGGCGACGACGCGTTCGCGTTGTTCTCCGCCACCGACCAGGGCGGCTCCGGCGGCAACCACGGCAACGTGTTCGAGAACCTGACCGCCACGCTGACCTGGCGGGCGGCCGGGCTGGCGGTGTACGGCGGCCACGACAACGTGTTCCGCAACCTGTACATCGCCGACCAGCTCACGTACTCGGGCATCACGATCAGCTCGCTGGACTTCGGCTACCCGTTCGTCGGGTTCGGCGCCAGCCCGCCCACCCGGTTCGAGAACATCTCGCTGATCCGCTCCGGCGGGCACTTCTGGGGGGCTCAGACGTTCCCCGCGATGTGGTTGTTCTCCGCGTCGAAGGAGTTCCGTGGCATCCGGGTGAGCGATGTGGACATCGTCGATCCGACGTACTCGGGGATCATGTTCCAGACCAAGTACAACGGCAGCCAGCCGGAGAACCCGATCACCGACACGGTGCTGACGAACGTGTCGATCTCCGGGGCGCGGCGCAGCGGTGACGCCTTCGACGCGAAGTCCGGCTTCGGTATCTGGGCAAACGAGATGCCCGAGGCGGGCCAGGGCCCCGCTGTCGGCGCGGCGACCTTCACCAACCTCCGCTTGACCGACAACGCCCAGGACATCAAGAACACCACAACAACCTTCACCCTCACCCGCAACTAACCCCACCCCCGCCCCGCCCCTTCCCACCCCCGCGATCTTGCACTTCCGGCCCCGGCGATGCCGGATTGCTCCTGGTATGAGGGGCACCAAACTGCAAGATCGCGGGCTTGGGGGCGGGGTGGGCGTGAGGGCGGGCGGGCCGAACGCCGATCTTGGAGTTGTGGCACCTCTGATAGCGGGGCGAAGTCGACAATATGAGGCACCACAAGTCCAAGATCGACGGCGGTGTGAGCCGTCGCCGCGGTCAGTGGGGGAGGGTGGTGGAGAGGCGGCGGATCGCCTCGTCCATCTGCTCGGGTGGGGCGGCGGCGTAGGTGAGGCGCAGGTGCGGGGCGGGGGGTTCTGCCGCGTGCCAGGGGCGGCCGGGGAAGACGGTGACGCCCGCCGCGGCGGCCGCCGCTGTCACCGCTACGTCGTCGGCGCCGTCGGGCAGGCGTACCCACAGGTGCAGGCCGCCGCGCGGGACGTCGCGCGGGGTCAGCGACGGCAGATGTCGGTCCAGCGCGGCGAGCAGCGCCTCGCGGCGGGCCCGCAGCTGCACGCGCAGGCTGCGGCGGTGCCGGTCCCAGGCCGGCGCGGTGAGGAACTCCACTGTGGCCTGTTGCAGCGGTCCGGCGACGAAGAGGTCGTCGAGCAGGCGGGTGGCGCGCAGCCGTACCCCGGCGGGTCCGCGCGCGCCGATCGCGGCGATGCGCAGGCCGGGCGCTGTGGACTTGGTCAGCGAACGCAGGTAGACGACGTGCCCGTCCGGGTCGTCGGCGGCCAGCGGTGGCGGGGCCTCGCCGTCGATGGTCAGGTCGCGGGCGTAGTCGTCCTCGATGAGGAACGCCCCGGCCTCCCGCGCCGCCTCGGCGACCTGGGTGCGCCGTGCGGGGGAGAGCGTCGCGCCGTGCGGGTTGGCGTACAACGGCTGGCAGTAGAATAGGCGGGCGCCGGTGCGGGCGAACGCGGCGGCGAGCTGGTCGGGGCGTACCCCGTCGGCGTCGGCGGGCACGGGCACCACCCGCAGCCCGGCGGCGCGCGCGGCGGCGAGCGCGCCCAGGTAGGTGGGGGACTCGACCAGCACCGTGTCGCCGGGAGTGGTGAGCGCCCGCAGCGTCGAGGAGAGCGCGGCCTGCCCGCCCGGGCAGATCACCATGTCCTCGGCGCGCAGGCCGCCGCCTGCCTCGCGGGCGAACCAGGCGCGCAGGTCGAGGCGCCCCTCGACCGGGCCGCGCTGCCACGCGGCCGGCTGCCGGGCCGCGCGGGCGAGCGCAGCACCGAGCGCGGCGGCCGGCTGGAGGTCCGGGTCCAGGTAGCCGCCGGTCAGCGGGATCGCGCCGGAGGGCGGTAACGCCAGCAGGGCCTGCATCTCGTCCTCGCCGCCCCGCCGCGAGCCCAACGCGACGGTCTGCCACGACAGGTCCGCCCGTGGCGGGTCGGCGCGGCGGTTCGCCACGTACGCGCCACGGCCCGGCCGTGTCTCGATCAGGCCGTCGGCGACGAGCCGCCGGGTCGCCTCGGCGACGGTGACGGGGGAGACGCGATGGTGCGCCGTCAGCTCCCGTACCGACGGCAGCCGCGTGCCGGGGGCGGCATCCGAAGCCAGCGCACCCAGATGCCGGACGACACGCTCGATAGCGCTACCATCATTCATGACGGCACAGAGTAGCGCTACTGCACCAACGACGGTAACGGTGAGGCCGGGCGCCGGCGTCGTCCTCGGCGCGCTGGGTGTGCTGGCCTTCAGCATGTCGCTGCCGGCCACCCGCGTCGCGGTGCACACGCTCGACCCCTGGTTCGTCGCGTTCGGACGGGCGGTCGGCGCGGCGCTGCTCGCGTGGGCCTACCTGCGGGTGACCGGCGCCCCACGCCCCACCCGGGACCAGTGGCGACGGTTGTCGATAGTCGCGCTCGGCGTCGTGGTCGGCTTCCCGCTGTTCACCTCGCTGGCGCTCACCACACAGACATCGGCGCACGGCGCGGTGGTGGTCACCGTGCTACCCGCCATGACCGCGGTGTTCGCGGTGCTGCGGGCCGGGGAACGGCCGCCGCCGCTGTTCTGGATCGCCAGCGCCGCCGGACTGGCGCTGGTGCTCGCGTTCCTCGCCGCCGGCGGCTCGATCCGCGGGACGCTGGCGCCCGCCGACCTCTTCCTGCTCGCCGCCGTGGTGCTCTGCGGACTCGGGTACGCCGAGGGCGGCCGGCTGGCCCGCGAGCTCGGTGGCGCCAGGACGATCTGCTGGGCGTTGCTGCTGTCGCTCCCGGTCACCGTGCCGGTCACGGCGGTTGCCGCGTTCGTCCACCGGCCGCAGGGCGGCGTCGCCGCCTGGACCGGGTTCGGCTACCTCACAGTGGTCTCGATGTTCCTCGGCTTCTTCGCCTGGTACGCCGGGCTGGCCCGGGGCGGCATCGCCCGGGTGGGTCAGATCCAGCTCGCCCAGCCGGTGCTCACGCTGATCTGGTCGGCAGTGCTGCTCGGTGAGGCGGTCACGCCGGGCGCGCTCGTGGTGGCGGGTGCGGTGCTCGCCTGCGTCGTGCTCATCCAGCGCACCCGCAGCGGCGCGACGCCGGCGCGCGCCCGGGGCGGGTCGTCCTCAGCAGGCCGGCCTACCCCGGGCGGGGCGTCGTCAGCAGGGCGCGATGGTGCCGGTCACGCTGGAGACGTACGCGTGGCTGACGAAGTGTCCTGACGCGAGGCGGTTCCACTGGCTGGTGGTCCGGTACGGGCCGCTGACCGACTGGCCGGTGACGGAGCACTCGATCGGCACGTTGGCGTAGGTGGCGGCCAGGCCGACGACGGGATTGCCCGTGCCGGGGCCGGAGCGGATGTTGAGCGGGCCGCTACCGATCCGGCCCCGGGGGCCGGTGCCGGTCCACAGGTAGGCGACGTCGACCCAGGCGTTGTCGGTCAGCAGCAGACCGTCCCAGAACGTGCCGTCGGCGAGGTCGATGCCGGCCGGGCTGCCCACCACGCGTCCGAACTGGTCCCGGCCGCCGTTGTAGCCGCTCTGGTACGCCGCCTGCGCCTCGGGCCGGCCCTGCGGCAGGTCCTTCCACATCTCCCGGACGCTGCCCGGGTTCCAGTAGTCGTCCTTCGTGTTCCACGGCCCCATGTCCCAGACCGGGGCGTACTCGCAGCGGCTGCGGGTCGTGGTGCAGACCCGCACGGTGTAGTCGCCGGTGTTCTTCGGCGCGAGTCCGCGGGCCGAGGGCAGCGCGACGAAGTGGTCCCGCGAGACGATGACGTGCCCGTTGGCGGTGGTGCCGCCGACGAGCCCTTCGCGGGTGGCGTACACCCGGTAGGTGAGGCCCGGTGTGGCGGCCGTGACGGCGGCGACCGAGTCGGCGGTGAGCCGGACCGTGCGCAGGCTGGGCGTGGCGGACGGCCGGTCGGCGGTGAGGACCACCCGGATCTGCACCAGGGTGACCGGCTGGTCGAAGACGGCCGCTCCGGTCACCGTCCGCCATTCGGTCCACGCGCCGGATCGCCAGCCGCGCGCCGCCACCTCGACGGCGCCGTCGCGGGCGGGCCCTGCGACGACGTCGGCCCGGACCCGGTTGGCCGGGGCGGCGAGTGAATGCGGCGCGACGACGAGCGTGCCCTCGGCCGCGATGCCGCGCCGGGCCGCGGGCCGGTGCGCCGCGTCGGCGAGGCGGAGCTCCGTGCCCGTCCAGCGGACGTTGACGTCGTCGGAGTCGATTCCGGCCAGGTCGGCGCTCCAGGTGTTGCCGGCGGCCGCCGCGGTCTCCAGGGGCGCGGCGAGGGCCGGCGAGGCGGCCAGGACGGCGGCGACCGCGCCGGCGACTGCCGCCGACGTACGGGTCCTGCGGGATCGGGACATGGCGCTCCTCGTGGGGGCATGAGTAGACAAACGTCGATGCGAGGGTGAGGTGCAGGCAACCATCGATCTCGCATCGCGTCAAGGTGGCGCCCCTGGCGTCCGGCCGCCCTGAGCAGTGCAAAAAACCTGCAAACGCTACCTCTTGCCCTGAGCGAAAGCGCTTTCATACGATCGCGTTACATCGATGTTTCGTTTGCGACCCGGGCATCGCAGATGACGACATCCGCCGGCGACGCGCCTGATCGCGTCGCGGCTCCTCGCTATCCCATTCGGTGACTAGCCGCTGCTCGGCGGCAATTCCCGCGTGCTCGAAAAAGGAATGAGGCGACATGAGAAGACCAGTCGCGCTGCGACTCCACGCGGCACTGGCCACGGCGGTCGTCGGGATCGCCGTCGCCGTGGCGCTCCCGTCCCCGCAGGCGTCGGCGGCGGCCGGCAGCGCCACCGGCTACGCCACCCAGAACGGCGGCACCACCGGTGGCGCGGGCGGGCAGACGGTACGCGCCACCACCGGCACCGCGATCCACGCGGCGCTGTGCGGGCGGGCCAGCAGCAGCACCCCGATCATCATCGAGGTGACCGGGACCATCAACCACGGCAACACCAGCAAGGTCTCCGGATCGAGCTGCAACACCGCCGACGGCGTGATCGAGCTGAAGCAGATCAGCAACGTCACCATCATCGGGGTGGGCAGCGGCGCCGTCTTCGACCAGCTCGGCATCCACATCCGCGACTCCCGCAACATCATCATCCGCAACGTGACGGTGCGCAACGTCAAGAAGTCCGGCTCGCCCACCTCCAACGGCGGTGACGCGATCGGCATGGAGAGCAGCGTCCGCAACGTCTGGGTCGACCACGTGACGCTGGAGGCGTCCGGCGGGGAGTCGGAGGGCTACGACGGCCTGTTCGACATGAAGGACGACACCCAGTACGTGACGCTGTCGTACAGCATCCTGCGCAACTCCGGGCGCGGCGGCCTCATCGGGTCCAGCGAGAGCGACCGCGGCAACGGCTACATCACGTTCGAGCACAACCTGTACGAGAACATCGACTCCCGTACGCCGCTGCTGCGCGGCGGCATCGCCCACATGTTCAACAACCACTACACCGGGCTGCACGAGTCGGGCATCAACTCCCGGGCCGGCGCGCGGGCCAAGGTGGACAACAACTACTTCCGCAACTCCAAGGACGTGCTCGGCACGTTCTACACCAGCGAGCGTGGCACCTGGCAGGTCAGCGGCAACATCTTCGACAACGTGACCTGGTCCTCGCCCGGGAGCGACAACTACCCGGCGGGGCCGAACGTGACGTCCACGACCACCGTCAGCGTGCCGTACTCGTTCCGTCTGGACGCGGCGAGCTGCGTGCCGGACATCGTGCGGCAGACGGCGGGCCCGAACACCGGCCTGCGCGTCTCCGACGGCAACTGCACGCCGCAGTCCCCGGCCCCGACCACGCCGGGGCCGACCACGCCCGCCCCGACCACGCCCGCACCCACCACGCCGCCGCCCGGGACGACCACCCCGCCCCCGTCCGGCGGGACCAACCTGAGCCTCGTCTCCGGGGCCGGCGCCGACGGGTCCAGCAAGGCCGACGGCACCAGCTACGGCAACGTGCGCGACGGCAACCTGAGCACCTACTGGTCGCCGTCCGGGTCCACGGGCACCGTCTCGATCAAGTGGGGGTCGGCCACCACTGTGTCCCGCGTGGTCATCCGCGAGCCGTCCGGCACCTCGGGCTCGATCGGGTCCTGGCAGCTCGTCAACAACGACACCGGCGCGGTACTGGCCTCCGGTAACGGGGCCGGCCAGATCACCTTCGGCGCGATCTCGCTGAAGAAGATCAACTTCAAGATCAACAGCTCCAACGGTACGCCGAGGGTCGGCGAGTTCGAGACGTACGCCAGCTAGCAGTCACACACGAGCGGAGGGCGGCCGATCCGGCCGCCCTCCGCCCTTCTTCGTGTCCCGGTCAGAGGGTGAGCACGACGGTGGAGATGCTCCGCGCGCCGACGTTCACAGTGACCTGGTTGCCGTTCACGCCGACCGGCTGGCTCGCCGCGCTGGCGTTCTGAGACGTGGCCACGTACTCCGCCCGGCTGACGTTCTGCGGCGCCTGGATGATCGCGTTGTTCACCGCGCTGGTGGACCGGTTGAGGATCACCAGCGTGACCTTCCCGTCACCGGAGTAGGCGGTCACCTCCAGCGGCGACGCCTTGGAGCTCTTGGTCAGGGCGACCCGCTGGTAGCCGGGCCGGACGTACTTCGAGTACTGCGAGAACGCGTACCCGCGCTTGAGCGGCGCGCCCGCCACGGTGCCGTACGCGGACTCGCCGTCACCGATGAACGAGTAGTAGCGCTTGCCGTACCACCAGACGTACGCGCTCCAGTTCGACTCCATCGACTTGTGCACGGTGCGCATGATGTCGTCGAGCGTCTCGTTCCAGGCCGCGGCGTTGGCCGGGTTGCCCCAGATGTTGGAGCCGCCGCCGTCGGCCTCGTGCAGGTTCCACTCAGTCATCCACACCGGCTTGTTGTACTGCTGCGCCAGCGTGTACGGCTTCAGCCGGCCGGACGCCTCGGTGCCGTACAGGTGCCCGCCGATGTAGCCGATGTTGTTGCGGGCCGCCGCGTCGTTGAGCGTCGGGTCGGTGTAGCCGTAGTTCAGGTTCACCGCCTCGGCGACCATCAGCTTGGTGTTCTGCACCTTGGCGCCCTGTTCCCGGACGAAGGTCTGCAGCTCGGTGCCGCTCCAGTCCATCGAGTCGTAGTCCGGGTGCCAGTCCGGCTCGTTCTGCACGGACGTGACGTCGATCGTCACGCCCTGGTTGCGCATGTACTGGACGTAGCTGTTGAGGTGGTTGGCGTAGTCGTCGTAGTAGTCGGTGCGCAGCTTGCCGCCGTTGACCCGGCTGTTGTTCGTCTTCCAGGCCGCCGGAGCGGTCCACGGCGACGCCATGATCTTCACGTTCGACCCGTACGACTTCGCCGTCCGCAGCGCGCTGGCCTGGGTGCCCCACTCGCCGGACACCGGCGAGATGCCGGTGCGCACGATGGACAGGCCGAGCTGGTTGGGGCCGAGCCCGACGAGCGTCTGCGTCTCGGCCGTCGACCACGCGCCGCCCCAGATCGACACGGCGGCGCCGAACCCGTCGATCGTCTGGTAGCGGCTGGTGGTGTTGACGGTGATGTCCGCCGCCCCGGTGGGCGGCGGGCTGGTGGGCGAGCTGGTCGGCGAGTTCGTCGGTGAGGTGGACGGCGACGTGGACGGC
This genomic window contains:
- a CDS encoding DMT family transporter — translated: MRPGAGVVLGALGVLAFSMSLPATRVAVHTLDPWFVAFGRAVGAALLAWAYLRVTGAPRPTRDQWRRLSIVALGVVVGFPLFTSLALTTQTSAHGAVVVTVLPAMTAVFAVLRAGERPPPLFWIASAAGLALVLAFLAAGGSIRGTLAPADLFLLAAVVLCGLGYAEGGRLARELGGARTICWALLLSLPVTVPVTAVAAFVHRPQGGVAAWTGFGYLTVVSMFLGFFAWYAGLARGGIARVGQIQLAQPVLTLIWSAVLLGEAVTPGALVVAGAVLACVVLIQRTRSGATPARARGGSSSAGRPTPGGASSAGRDGAGHAGDVRVADEVS
- a CDS encoding pectate lyase family protein yields the protein MRRPVALRLHAALATAVVGIAVAVALPSPQASAAAGSATGYATQNGGTTGGAGGQTVRATTGTAIHAALCGRASSSTPIIIEVTGTINHGNTSKVSGSSCNTADGVIELKQISNVTIIGVGSGAVFDQLGIHIRDSRNIIIRNVTVRNVKKSGSPTSNGGDAIGMESSVRNVWVDHVTLEASGGESEGYDGLFDMKDDTQYVTLSYSILRNSGRGGLIGSSESDRGNGYITFEHNLYENIDSRTPLLRGGIAHMFNNHYTGLHESGINSRAGARAKVDNNYFRNSKDVLGTFYTSERGTWQVSGNIFDNVTWSSPGSDNYPAGPNVTSTTTVSVPYSFRLDAASCVPDIVRQTAGPNTGLRVSDGNCTPQSPAPTTPGPTTPAPTTPAPTTPPPGTTTPPPSGGTNLSLVSGAGADGSSKADGTSYGNVRDGNLSTYWSPSGSTGTVSIKWGSATTVSRVVIREPSGTSGSIGSWQLVNNDTGAVLASGNGAGQITFGAISLKKINFKINSSNGTPRVGEFETYAS
- a CDS encoding PLP-dependent aminotransferase family protein, whose amino-acid sequence is MNDGSAIERVVRHLGALASDAAPGTRLPSVRELTAHHRVSPVTVAEATRRLVADGLIETRPGRGAYVANRRADPPRADLSWQTVALGSRRGGEDEMQALLALPPSGAIPLTGGYLDPDLQPAAALGAALARAARQPAAWQRGPVEGRLDLRAWFAREAGGGLRAEDMVICPGGQAALSSTLRALTTPGDTVLVESPTYLGALAAARAAGLRVVPVPADADGVRPDQLAAAFARTGARLFYCQPLYANPHGATLSPARRTQVAEAAREAGAFLIEDDYARDLTIDGEAPPPLAADDPDGHVVYLRSLTKSTAPGLRIAAIGARGPAGVRLRATRLLDDLFVAGPLQQATVEFLTAPAWDRHRRSLRVQLRARREALLAALDRHLPSLTPRDVPRGGLHLWVRLPDGADDVAVTAAAAAAGVTVFPGRPWHAAEPPAPHLRLTYAAAPPEQMDEAIRRLSTTLPH
- a CDS encoding cellulose binding domain-containing protein, translated to MRRHRTTRTAVLSAGAVLLASTAMAAALPAGAAAAGCAVTYAVSSQWQGGFGANVTVTNLGDPVNGWTLTWSYAAGQTVTQAWNATVTQSGAAVTARNVDYNGSIPTNGNTSFGFNGSWTSSNPAPTSFALNGVTCTGGTTPTSPSTSPSTSPTNSPTSSPTSPPPTGAADITVNTTSRYQTIDGFGAAVSIWGGAWSTAETQTLVGLGPNQLGLSIVRTGISPVSGEWGTQASALRTAKSYGSNVKIMASPWTAPAAWKTNNSRVNGGKLRTDYYDDYANHLNSYVQYMRNQGVTIDVTSVQNEPDWHPDYDSMDWSGTELQTFVREQGAKVQNTKLMVAEAVNLNYGYTDPTLNDAAARNNIGYIGGHLYGTEASGRLKPYTLAQQYNKPVWMTEWNLHEADGGGSNIWGNPANAAAWNETLDDIMRTVHKSMESNWSAYVWWYGKRYYSFIGDGESAYGTVAGAPLKRGYAFSQYSKYVRPGYQRVALTKSSKASPLEVTAYSGDGKVTLVILNRSTSAVNNAIIQAPQNVSRAEYVATSQNASAASQPVGVNGNQVTVNVGARSISTVVLTL
- a CDS encoding discoidin domain-containing protein; translation: MSRLRTGIVAVLAAVGLVVTAAPAPPALAAGGPNLAAGRTAAASSVNGPYVAANLTDGNQGSYWESSGALPQWAQVDLGTGRAVDQVVLKLPAAWEARNQTLSVQASADGSGFTTVVASAARTFSPAAANTVTLGFTATDARYLRVVITANTGWAAAQLADLEVYGAATSSTNLALGRTMTESGHADVYGAGNANDGNAATYWESPNNAFPQWIQADLGAATSVNRLVLRLPSGWGARTQTITVQGSTNGSTFGTLVGSASYAFDPGGGNTVTVTVPTASTRHLRLLFTANSAWPAGQLAELEIYGPVTGDTQAPSAPGNLAFTEPSTDQVRLTWTASSDNVGVTGYDVYANGVLRTTVGGSTLTYTDTQPAGTTVAYHVRARDAAGNVSANSNTVTRTGNTGDTVAPTAPGNLAFTQPASGQVRLTWTASSDNVGVTGYEVYANGTLRTTVSGSTLTYTDSQPDNATVSYHVRARDAAGNVSANSNTVTRTGSSTGGTNLAAGKPATASSMVHVFAAANAVDNDVTTYWEGAPGAYPSTLTVALGANAAISAVVVKLNPDPAWGARTQTFQVLGREQSASGFTSLAGSATYSFNPNSANTVTVPVSATAADVRLQFTANSGSSNGQVAELQVIGVPAPNPDLTVTAVTAAPSAPVETDAITLSATVRNAGTAASAATTVNLYLGTTKVGTAAVGALAAGASSTVSATIGVRDAGSYPLTAKVDEANAVIEQNEANNSYTSPTPLTVSPVASSDLVASAVTWSPGTPSAGAAVSFAVTLRNQGTIASASGAHGITLTVRDQSGAVVRTLTASYSGTIAAGGTAGPVSLGTWTAANGRYTVRVVLADDTNELPVKRQNNTSERALFVGRGANLPYDAYEAEDGTTGGGAQVIGPNRTIGDLAGEASGRRAVTLNTTGAYVEWTTRSAANALVARFSIPDAPGGGGIDSTINVYVNGVLHKPMSLTSKHIWLYGAEAGPSDSPSAGAPRHLYDEANVLLDATVPAGSRIRLQKDPANTTTYAIDFVNTELVSPRANPDPARYKVPTGFSHADVQNALDAVRMDTTGTLIGVYLPTGTYETAQKFQVYGKAVQVVGAGMWFTRFQTPRNQQNTDAGFRVESSASGSTFAHLAFFGNYTNRIDGPGKVWGELKDVDDLTLDSVWVEHTVCAYWGVSVDGLTIRDSRFRNTFADAVNMTNGSTNNLVTNSEGRSNGDDAFALFSATDQGGSGGNHGNVFENLTATLTWRAAGLAVYGGHDNVFRNLYIADQLTYSGITISSLDFGYPFVGFGASPPTRFENISLIRSGGHFWGAQTFPAMWLFSASKEFRGIRVSDVDIVDPTYSGIMFQTKYNGSQPENPITDTVLTNVSISGARRSGDAFDAKSGFGIWANEMPEAGQGPAVGAATFTNLRLTDNAQDIKNTTTTFTLTRN